One stretch of Rathayibacter festucae DSM 15932 DNA includes these proteins:
- a CDS encoding NAD(P)H-quinone dehydrogenase produces the protein MPYEFERTQRIAVLGGGPGGYEAALAGAQLGAEVTLVERVGVGGSAVITDVVPSKSLIATAEATNAIGEAADLGVQFFTRHEQTNKPVRPEVAVNLATVNKRLLGLARQQSEDMRANLVHHGVRIVQGDGRLDGSNALIVATAPGDEGMDFDRIEADTIVVSVGASPRILPSAAPDGERIMSWTQLYNLKTVPEHLIVVGSGVTGAEFASAYRALGAKVTLISSRDQVLPGEDADAAAVIENVFKRNGMVVLSKSRADRVERTETGVRAVLSDGRVVEGSHCLMAVGSIPNTAGIGLEEAGVQLTESGHIRVNRVARTSVPSIYAAGDCTTFLPLASVAAMQGRTGVFHAMGDAVNPTEVRNVAANIFTQPEIATVGWSQKEIEEGLAQGEIYKLPLAANPRAKMMGIRDGFVKVFARTGSGTVIGGVIVAPKASELIFPLALAVEHRLTVDQVARAFTVYPSLTGSISEAARAMHIVG, from the coding sequence ATGCCTTACGAGTTCGAGCGCACGCAGCGGATCGCCGTCCTCGGAGGGGGACCCGGCGGCTACGAGGCCGCCCTCGCCGGAGCCCAGCTGGGCGCCGAGGTCACCCTCGTCGAGCGGGTCGGAGTGGGCGGCTCGGCCGTCATCACCGACGTCGTGCCCTCGAAGTCGCTGATCGCGACCGCCGAGGCCACCAATGCGATCGGCGAGGCCGCCGACCTGGGCGTGCAGTTCTTCACCCGCCACGAGCAGACCAACAAGCCGGTCCGCCCCGAGGTCGCGGTCAACCTCGCCACGGTCAACAAGCGCCTCCTCGGGCTCGCCCGCCAGCAGTCCGAGGACATGCGCGCGAACCTCGTCCATCACGGCGTGCGCATCGTGCAGGGCGACGGTCGCCTCGACGGCTCGAACGCGCTGATCGTCGCCACGGCGCCCGGCGACGAGGGGATGGACTTCGACCGGATCGAGGCGGACACCATCGTCGTGTCCGTCGGCGCGAGCCCGCGCATCCTGCCCTCCGCCGCGCCCGACGGCGAGCGGATCATGAGCTGGACCCAGCTCTACAACCTCAAGACGGTGCCCGAGCACCTGATCGTGGTCGGCTCCGGTGTCACCGGCGCGGAGTTCGCCTCCGCCTACCGCGCCCTCGGCGCCAAGGTCACGCTGATCTCCTCCCGCGACCAGGTCCTCCCCGGCGAGGACGCGGACGCCGCCGCCGTGATCGAGAACGTCTTCAAGCGCAACGGCATGGTCGTGCTGTCCAAGTCGCGCGCCGACCGCGTCGAGCGCACCGAGACCGGTGTCCGCGCCGTGCTGTCCGACGGCCGCGTCGTCGAGGGCTCGCACTGCCTGATGGCCGTCGGCTCGATCCCGAACACCGCCGGCATCGGCCTCGAGGAGGCGGGCGTCCAGCTCACCGAGTCGGGTCACATCCGCGTCAATCGCGTCGCGCGCACCAGCGTCCCCTCGATCTATGCGGCCGGCGACTGCACCACCTTCCTGCCGCTCGCCTCCGTCGCCGCCATGCAGGGCCGCACCGGCGTCTTCCACGCCATGGGCGACGCGGTGAACCCGACCGAGGTGCGCAACGTCGCGGCGAACATCTTCACCCAGCCCGAGATCGCGACCGTCGGCTGGAGCCAGAAGGAGATCGAGGAGGGGCTCGCGCAGGGCGAGATCTACAAGCTCCCCCTCGCCGCCAACCCCCGGGCCAAGATGATGGGCATCCGCGACGGCTTCGTGAAGGTCTTCGCCCGCACCGGCTCCGGCACCGTCATCGGCGGCGTCATCGTCGCCCCCAAGGCCAGCGAGCTGATCTTCCCCCTCGCCCTCGCCGTCGAGCACCGCCTCACCGTCGACCAGGTCGCCCGCGCCTTCACCGTCTACCCCAGCCTCACCGGCTCCATCTCGGAGGCGGCGCGCGCCATGCACATCGTCGGCTGA
- a CDS encoding IS30 family transposase, which translates to MPGRRLDTGERAQIAVLFAQGLRFPEIAELIKRDRTTVWRELKRNNVYRGAHTAGMLARHPGRRRSVAAGIGPGLGGEYRWAYSAAVAQRKADERAKRPKTRKLIARRPAASPLLWGLVEQKLRSKWSPSQVSAWLKSEFPDRPEYHVSHETIYQAIYYQTRGELRRELAHELLLRSGRASRRPQSRGARAARSGRLWAKDFNISTRPAEAQDRAVPGHWEGDLVIGARGTSAIITLVERSTRYVMLGSLPEDRTSGNVTAVLTTLMHRLPEHLRRTLTWDQGIEMARHATFTLATDCRVFFADPHSPWQRGSNENTNGLLRQYFPRSSTDFRTYTQTQLDTIAEELNTRPRKTLDWATPAQRLDQLLVATTT; encoded by the coding sequence ATGCCGGGTCGTCGGTTGGATACGGGTGAGCGGGCTCAGATCGCTGTGTTGTTCGCTCAAGGGCTGCGGTTCCCGGAGATCGCGGAGTTGATCAAGCGTGATCGGACGACGGTGTGGCGGGAGCTCAAACGCAACAACGTGTATCGGGGCGCTCACACGGCCGGGATGCTCGCGCGGCATCCAGGTCGGCGCCGGTCGGTGGCTGCGGGGATCGGTCCGGGGTTGGGGGGTGAGTATCGGTGGGCGTATTCGGCGGCGGTCGCGCAGCGCAAGGCGGATGAGCGGGCGAAGCGCCCGAAGACACGCAAGCTCATAGCGAGGCGGCCGGCCGCGTCGCCGCTGTTATGGGGTCTGGTCGAGCAGAAGCTGCGCAGCAAGTGGTCCCCGTCGCAGGTATCTGCTTGGCTGAAGAGCGAGTTCCCTGACCGACCGGAGTATCACGTGTCTCACGAGACGATCTATCAGGCGATCTACTACCAGACCCGCGGAGAGCTGCGCCGAGAGCTCGCGCACGAACTGCTGCTGCGCTCAGGACGCGCCTCCCGCCGCCCGCAGTCCCGAGGCGCTCGGGCCGCTCGATCGGGCCGGCTCTGGGCGAAGGACTTCAACATCAGCACCCGCCCCGCCGAGGCCCAAGACCGCGCCGTTCCCGGGCACTGGGAAGGCGACCTCGTGATCGGCGCGCGAGGCACCTCCGCGATCATCACCCTCGTGGAACGCTCCACCCGCTACGTGATGCTCGGCTCCCTCCCCGAGGACCGCACCAGCGGAAACGTGACCGCCGTGCTCACCACCCTCATGCACCGACTCCCCGAGCATCTGCGGCGCACCCTCACCTGGGACCAAGGCATCGAAATGGCCCGCCACGCCACCTTCACCCTCGCCACCGACTGCCGCGTGTTCTTCGCCGACCCCCACTCACCCTGGCAACGAGGATCGAACGAGAACACCAACGGACTCCTGCGCCAATACTTCCCCCGCAGCAGCACCGACTTCCGCACCTACACCCAGACACAACTCGACACCATCGCCGAAGAACTCAACACCCGCCCCCGCAAAACCCTCGACTGGGCCACCCCCGCCCAACGCCTCGACCAACTCCTCGTTGCAACAACCACTTGA
- a CDS encoding acetyl/propionyl/methylcrotonyl-CoA carboxylase subunit alpha, with protein MPGITKVLIANRGEIAVRVVRAARDSGIASVAVYADQDRDAVHSRLADEAYALGGTTSAETYLVIEKLLSVARRSGADAVHPGYGFLAENADFARAVIDAGLVWIGPSPEAIERLGDKVSARHVAEKVGAPLAPGTLNPVSGAAEVLEFVDQFGLPVAIKAAFGGGGRGLKVARERDEVEEMFASATREAIAAFGRGECFVEKYLDQPRHVETQCLADSSGNVVVVSTRDCSLQRRHQKLVEEAPAPFLTDEQNTELYRASKAILREVGYVGAGTCEFLIGKDGTVSFLEVNTRLQVEHPVSEEVTGIDLVREQFRLAEGGLLDYEDPQPRGHSFEFRINGEDAGRGFLPAPGPVHVFKAPGGPGVRVDSGVVAGDVISGSFDSLLAKLIVTGATRAEALERSRRALAEFEVTGLPTVLPFHRAIVEDPAFAPAGDEPFSIYTRWIETEFDNTIEAWSGEPGAIDGPAARQSVVVEVDGRRVEVTLPSDLVGSGPSRGPAAAAPKRRGSASVSTVTGDSVTAPMQATIVKVAVAEGDTVVTGDLVVVLEAMKMEQPLTAHKDGVVRSLNAEAGTTVSSGHVLLSIES; from the coding sequence ACAGCGGCATCGCCTCCGTCGCCGTCTACGCCGATCAGGATCGCGACGCCGTGCACAGCCGCCTCGCCGACGAGGCGTACGCGCTCGGCGGCACGACCAGCGCCGAGACGTACCTCGTCATCGAGAAGCTGCTCTCGGTCGCCCGCCGCTCCGGCGCCGACGCCGTGCACCCCGGCTACGGCTTCCTCGCCGAGAACGCCGACTTCGCCCGCGCCGTGATCGACGCCGGACTGGTCTGGATCGGCCCGTCGCCCGAGGCCATCGAGCGCCTCGGCGACAAGGTCTCGGCCCGCCACGTCGCCGAGAAGGTCGGCGCTCCGCTCGCGCCCGGGACCCTGAACCCTGTCTCGGGCGCCGCCGAGGTGCTCGAGTTCGTCGACCAGTTCGGGCTCCCCGTCGCCATCAAGGCGGCCTTCGGCGGCGGCGGCCGCGGCCTCAAGGTCGCCCGCGAGCGCGACGAGGTCGAGGAGATGTTCGCCTCCGCCACCCGCGAGGCGATCGCCGCCTTCGGCCGCGGCGAGTGCTTCGTCGAGAAGTACCTCGACCAGCCGCGCCACGTCGAGACCCAGTGCCTCGCCGACTCGAGCGGGAACGTCGTCGTCGTCTCCACCCGCGACTGCTCGCTGCAGCGCCGGCACCAGAAGCTGGTCGAGGAGGCGCCCGCGCCGTTCCTCACCGACGAGCAGAACACCGAGCTCTACCGCGCCTCGAAGGCGATCCTGCGCGAGGTCGGCTACGTCGGCGCCGGCACCTGCGAGTTCCTGATCGGCAAGGACGGCACCGTCTCCTTCCTCGAGGTGAACACCCGCCTGCAGGTCGAGCACCCCGTCTCCGAGGAGGTCACCGGCATCGACCTCGTCCGCGAGCAGTTCCGCCTCGCCGAGGGCGGCCTGCTCGACTACGAGGACCCGCAGCCGCGCGGCCACTCCTTCGAGTTCCGCATCAACGGCGAGGACGCCGGCCGCGGCTTCCTGCCCGCCCCCGGCCCCGTGCACGTCTTCAAGGCACCCGGCGGACCGGGCGTCCGCGTCGACTCCGGCGTCGTGGCCGGCGACGTGATCTCCGGCTCGTTCGACTCCCTGCTGGCCAAGCTGATCGTCACCGGCGCCACCCGCGCCGAGGCCCTCGAGCGCTCGCGCCGCGCCCTCGCCGAGTTCGAGGTCACCGGCCTGCCGACCGTGCTGCCGTTCCACCGCGCCATCGTCGAGGACCCGGCGTTCGCCCCCGCCGGCGACGAGCCGTTCTCGATCTACACCCGCTGGATCGAGACCGAGTTCGACAACACCATCGAGGCCTGGAGCGGCGAGCCCGGCGCGATCGACGGACCGGCCGCGCGTCAGAGCGTCGTGGTCGAGGTCGACGGCCGCCGCGTCGAGGTCACCCTGCCGAGCGACCTCGTCGGCTCCGGCCCCTCCCGCGGCCCCGCCGCCGCCGCCCCCAAGCGCCGCGGCTCCGCCTCCGTCAGCACCGTCACCGGCGACTCCGTCACCGCGCCGATGCAGGCCACCATCGTCAAGGTCGCCGTCGCCGAGGGCGACACCGTCGTCACCGGCGACCTCGTCGTCGTCCTCGAGGCGATGAAGATGGAGCAGCCCCTCACCGCCCACAAGGACGGCGTCGTCCGCTCCCTGAACGCGGAGGCCGGCACCACGGTCTCCTCGGGCCACGTGCTGCTCTCTATCGAGAGCTGA